Proteins found in one Streptococcus anginosus subsp. whileyi MAS624 genomic segment:
- a CDS encoding ImmA/IrrE family metallo-endopeptidase, producing the protein MQRIYFNVWNRVKQTLYPFMKLNKVHPLYYTFQDYFNYKVNKKNILVIPHHIRIDIAGFNINDDVLTISYQDSDSINRQNFTKCHELGHILLHHSGRVFTDFHDDSLQEREANFYSAFLLMPDIVLLTKIFYQQMAFQEVETALQVSGQALKTRLTDFLNFELDINRLSAKQIVEDYLTRKNKHIIGYFDQVKDYIISDYNEFEPSALDKFNHLINQSNFISDIDLPELADTQFISLVKQCYPKFKIWGLYDKGQSISYAWNPKQLTEVEAKRHAKLLLIARK; encoded by the coding sequence GTGCAAAGAATTTACTTTAATGTTTGGAATCGTGTCAAACAAACACTTTATCCATTCATGAAATTAAATAAAGTACATCCTCTTTATTATACCTTTCAGGATTACTTCAATTATAAAGTCAACAAGAAAAATATACTGGTTATTCCTCACCATATCCGAATAGATATAGCAGGTTTTAATATCAATGATGATGTTTTAACGATTTCCTATCAAGATAGCGATTCTATCAATCGTCAAAATTTCACAAAATGTCATGAATTAGGACACATCTTATTACATCACAGTGGGCGAGTATTCACTGATTTTCATGATGATTCTTTACAAGAAAGGGAAGCCAATTTTTACTCAGCTTTTCTCTTAATGCCTGATATTGTGCTTCTAACTAAGATTTTTTATCAGCAAATGGCTTTTCAAGAGGTAGAAACAGCATTACAAGTTTCTGGACAAGCTCTTAAAACTCGTTTGACGGACTTCTTAAATTTTGAATTAGACATCAATAGACTATCTGCAAAACAAATTGTAGAAGATTATCTAACTAGAAAAAATAAACATATTATCGGTTACTTTGACCAAGTGAAAGACTATATCATCTCTGATTACAATGAATTTGAACCTAGCGCATTAGATAAGTTCAACCATTTAATAAATCAATCAAACTTCATTTCAGATATTGACTTACCAGAGCTAGCAGATACTCAATTCATCTCTTTGGTAAAACAATGTTATCCAAAATTCAAAATCTGGGGATTGTATGATAAGGGACAATCTATTAGCTATGCTTGGAACCCTAAACAACTAACAGAAGTAGAAGCCAAACGGCATGCAAAACTCCTTTTAATAGCAAGAAAATGA
- a CDS encoding helix-turn-helix domain-containing protein, whose product MFPERLKALRLEANLTQNDIAKSLNISQPSYAQWENGRRKPSSETLEKFAQFYNVSTDYLLGKSDYKNSDEIDLSTFEVLYRKTSKNLSDEEKKILEEDLREFLLEREKTIKAMNKEKKD is encoded by the coding sequence ATGTTCCCTGAACGCTTAAAGGCTCTGCGTTTAGAAGCCAATCTGACACAAAACGATATAGCTAAAAGTTTAAATATATCGCAACCTTCATATGCCCAATGGGAAAATGGACGAAGAAAACCATCTTCAGAAACATTAGAAAAGTTTGCGCAGTTTTATAATGTTTCGACGGATTATCTTTTAGGTAAATCTGACTACAAAAATTCAGATGAAATTGACTTATCAACGTTTGAAGTTCTGTATCGGAAAACTTCTAAAAATTTATCGGATGAAGAGAAAAAAATACTAGAAGAAGATTTGAGAGAATTTCTGTTAGAGAGAGAAAAAACCATTAAGGCTATGAATAAAGAAAAGAAAGACTGA
- a CDS encoding type II toxin-antitoxin system RelB/DinJ family antitoxin yields MATVPTQIRINETVKAQATSLFNDLGMDMSSAVNIFLRQCLLRGGLPFTVEVPNYSQKTLEALAEAKRISRDETVASYDNLADLKKALEV; encoded by the coding sequence ATGGCAACTGTACCAACTCAAATTCGGATTAATGAAACTGTCAAAGCCCAAGCAACTTCATTATTTAATGACTTGGGGATGGATATGTCTAGTGCAGTCAATATTTTTCTTCGGCAATGTCTATTGCGTGGTGGACTTCCTTTCACGGTTGAAGTTCCCAATTATAGCCAAAAGACCTTAGAAGCTCTGGCAGAAGCTAAACGAATCTCTCGTGATGAAACGGTCGCTTCTTATGACAATCTAGCAGATTTAAAGAAGGCTCTGGAAGTTTAG
- a CDS encoding type II toxin-antitoxin system YafQ family toxin translates to MYQVKFTSAFKKSYKRIKKRGLEIALLDEVIEKLRLGQTLEEKYRDHELKGNFVGFRECHIKPDWLLIYLIEDDILTLTLADTGSHADLFKM, encoded by the coding sequence ATGTATCAAGTCAAGTTTACCTCTGCTTTTAAAAAGAGCTATAAACGGATTAAAAAGCGAGGCTTAGAGATAGCACTCTTAGATGAAGTGATTGAAAAACTCCGTCTAGGTCAGACACTAGAAGAAAAATACCGTGACCATGAACTCAAAGGAAACTTTGTTGGCTTTAGGGAATGTCACATCAAGCCAGATTGGCTCTTGATTTATCTGATTGAAGACGATATTTTGACATTGACTTTAGCTGATACAGGCAGTCATGCGGATTTGTTTAAGATGTGA
- a CDS encoding DUF961 family protein, whose protein sequence is MTVKFAADVIETFDTAKTLGTLNFLEALPSMKWEDYLEEGTGEEKRRETDEVDYVDVKLYSSAVNGDITVTVPPEAKVAQMTAEKNYNEEVTLVAPTARFWSNSETINNRRVLTSGVKLRAKDVVLAGKPEPKKEG, encoded by the coding sequence ATGACTGTAAAATTTGCTGCTGATGTGATTGAAACTTTTGATACTGCCAAAACACTTGGAACACTTAATTTTCTTGAAGCCCTTCCTAGTATGAAATGGGAAGATTACCTTGAAGAAGGAACAGGTGAAGAAAAACGCCGTGAAACAGACGAAGTGGACTATGTAGATGTGAAGCTCTACTCTTCTGCTGTAAACGGGGATATTACCGTAACGGTTCCACCTGAAGCCAAAGTGGCTCAAATGACCGCTGAAAAGAACTACAATGAGGAAGTAACACTTGTAGCTCCTACGGCTCGCTTCTGGTCAAATTCAGAAACTATTAACAATCGCCGTGTCTTGACAAGTGGGGTTAAACTACGGGCTAAAGATGTTGTCTTAGCAGGGAAGCCTGAACCGAAAAAGGAAGGATAA
- a CDS encoding FtsK/SpoIIIE domain-containing protein has protein sequence MKLFTYRGIRVRKFHEKIKRLTFALFLLPFLLGGGFLAYLNQNQLQSQFQRDPLTYGILFSGSVLGLLLLDGLVQVICYRKFLFFSRLDSLRILSHFLLDNNLYKVKKIKSNHHTRERILLPKVYLKCDRFSITVSLHLQGSRFQDRFIALEKPLEIMLDGDFMNKQFTKGYVSYTIAIDQFSGRLSIFDVKMTDKGIRLMKDVYWDFNKYPHLLIGGGTGGGKTVLLMILIWVLAQIGYVEILDPKRSDFVGLKQIPVFKGWVYWDKKEMLACLKRAEQEMDKRYDYMTSHPDYQAGKKYYAYGLKPRFIVIDELAALAAKLERDYQSSGDFIEYLTELILKGRQSGVIMIVAMQRPDGEYLKTSLRDQFMKRISVGHLEDTGNKMMFGDANANKVFKKIDEIDGEEIFGRGYIANGGEVAREFYSPIVPLEEGFSFFEEYKKLPVLDDPLLETTETTQTSSSDLSVEQAESPLLPLNDFAKEFDVPISTLRNLVKYIEEQYYPFIREDNRILLDEADIALLEEIVIEKEQADLPYKQVVLQHFETPLEPA, from the coding sequence ATGAAGCTGTTCACCTATCGGGGGATTCGTGTTCGGAAGTTTCATGAAAAAATCAAACGGCTAACCTTTGCTCTTTTTCTTCTGCCCTTTCTCCTTGGAGGGGGCTTTTTAGCTTACCTGAACCAAAACCAGCTTCAAAGCCAATTTCAACGTGACCCGCTAACCTATGGGATTCTTTTTAGTGGAAGTGTATTAGGATTGCTGCTACTAGACGGCTTGGTACAAGTGATTTGTTACCGAAAATTTCTTTTCTTTAGCCGTCTAGATAGTTTACGGATTCTTTCCCACTTTTTGCTGGATAATAACTTGTATAAGGTCAAGAAAATCAAGTCAAATCATCACACAAGAGAACGGATTCTATTACCCAAAGTGTATTTGAAGTGTGACCGTTTTAGTATTACCGTTTCACTCCACCTTCAAGGTAGCCGATTCCAAGACCGTTTTATTGCTCTTGAAAAGCCTCTTGAAATTATGCTTGACGGAGACTTTATGAATAAGCAATTTACCAAAGGCTACGTGTCCTACACCATTGCCATTGACCAATTTTCAGGTCGCTTATCTATCTTTGATGTTAAGATGACAGATAAGGGAATCCGCCTAATGAAAGATGTCTATTGGGATTTCAATAAATACCCACACTTGCTGATTGGTGGTGGAACGGGTGGTGGTAAAACGGTTCTCTTGATGATTTTGATTTGGGTCTTGGCACAAATTGGTTATGTGGAAATTCTTGACCCGAAGCGCTCTGACTTTGTCGGATTGAAACAGATTCCTGTCTTTAAAGGGTGGGTTTACTGGGATAAAAAAGAAATGTTAGCTTGTTTAAAGCGTGCCGAGCAAGAAATGGACAAACGTTATGATTACATGACCAGTCACCCTGACTATCAAGCAGGGAAAAAGTATTATGCTTATGGGCTAAAGCCTCGCTTTATCGTCATTGATGAGTTGGCAGCCTTAGCCGCTAAATTAGAGCGAGATTACCAATCATCTGGAGACTTTATCGAATACCTAACAGAATTGATTTTAAAAGGTCGCCAATCTGGAGTTATCATGATTGTTGCTATGCAACGTCCTGACGGAGAATACCTCAAAACGTCTTTACGTGACCAATTTATGAAACGGATTTCTGTTGGGCACTTAGAAGATACTGGGAATAAAATGATGTTTGGGGACGCTAACGCGAATAAAGTTTTCAAAAAGATTGATGAAATTGACGGAGAGGAGATTTTCGGTCGTGGTTATATTGCAAATGGTGGAGAGGTGGCTAGAGAATTTTATTCACCTATTGTTCCCCTTGAGGAAGGCTTTTCTTTCTTTGAGGAATACAAGAAACTACCCGTCTTAGATGACCCACTATTAGAAACAACAGAAACTACTCAAACGTCATCATCTGACTTGTCCGTTGAACAAGCAGAATCTCCCCTCCTTCCTCTGAATGACTTTGCCAAAGAATTTGATGTGCCCATTTCAACCTTACGAAACCTTGTGAAATACATAGAGGAACAGTACTATCCATTCATCAGAGAGGACAACCGTATTCTGTTAGATGAAGCAGATATTGCTTTGTTGGAGGAAATTGTGATAGAGAAAGAACAGGCTGACTTGCCCTATAAGCAAGTTGTCCTTCAACACTTTGAAACACCTCTTGAGCCAGCGTAG
- a CDS encoding type II toxin-antitoxin system Phd/YefM family antitoxin yields MEAVVYSNFRNNLKNYMKKVNDEYEPLMVVNKNPDENIVVLSKENWDSIQETIRLMNNDYLSDKVLSGMEQVKQKKVIQRPLLEVEDV; encoded by the coding sequence ATGGAAGCTGTCGTCTATTCAAATTTTAGAAACAATTTAAAGAATTACATGAAAAAAGTCAACGATGAATATGAACCTCTAATGGTTGTCAATAAAAATCCTGATGAAAATATTGTGGTCTTATCTAAGGAAAACTGGGATAGTATTCAAGAAACCATTCGCCTAATGAATAATGATTATCTTTCAGACAAGGTTCTATCAGGAATGGAACAAGTCAAGCAAAAGAAAGTCATTCAACGCCCATTATTAGAGGTGGAAGATGTTTAA
- a CDS encoding Txe/YoeB family addiction module toxin, which yields MFNFTEQAWKDYVSWQQEDKKILKRINRLMEDIKRNPFEGIGKPEPLKYRYSGAWSRRITDEHRLVYMVEENEIYFLSFRDHYK from the coding sequence ATGTTTAACTTTACAGAACAAGCTTGGAAAGATTATGTTTCTTGGCAACAAGAAGATAAAAAGATACTCAAACGTATCAATCGTTTAATGGAGGATATCAAACGAAATCCTTTTGAAGGGATTGGAAAGCCTGAACCCTTAAAATACCGTTATTCCGGTGCTTGGTCTCGTAGAATTACAGATGAACACCGATTAGTCTATATGGTGGAAGAAAATGAGATTTATTTCTTATCCTTTCGAGACCACTATAAATAA
- a CDS encoding replication initiation factor domain-containing protein produces MATMIGYSYYNYRNIEQGQRKMTKEFEQTLFHFLNRKSEAKLESTVDWLKIRFKTLDFKAIITHVLKLRPTNFFHEEKSLYSYSDMVTYGSIRVLYSHSEKKAEAGTLIDLTGGGCREFELLLKQQGRNWFSFLHDVFLFAEQERKDRPLEDFLAFPRFDIALDELYKKSGNLDLFDIKNRIFDNKIIMKKLKTFTAIEGLKKVENRFVNQGLTLNFGSRQSSLMIRFYQKDYEQALLKDVSVDYIHEAYNYKNRYEIELHDTKAFDILKEWYTLETDLTKIGARILNNYFEVKDWNGNYDSEWDNLLGTQAGFKFVTRPRQINYARTKHWVTKQVSSALKLLKIVDMVYQTDELSEIISEAYLSNNHTKLAEEICERNGVDFDVIVGQI; encoded by the coding sequence ATGGCAACGATGATTGGTTATAGTTACTACAACTACCGAAACATTGAACAAGGTCAACGAAAGATGACTAAAGAATTTGAACAAACACTCTTTCACTTTCTGAATCGCAAATCAGAAGCCAAACTAGAAAGCACGGTGGATTGGTTAAAAATTCGGTTCAAAACACTTGATTTTAAAGCTATCATCACACACGTTTTAAAATTAAGACCAACGAATTTTTTTCACGAAGAAAAAAGCTTATACAGCTATTCAGATATGGTGACTTATGGTTCAATTCGGGTGCTTTATTCCCATTCTGAAAAGAAAGCAGAGGCTGGAACACTGATTGATTTAACAGGAGGGGGTTGTCGTGAGTTTGAATTATTATTGAAACAACAAGGTCGGAATTGGTTTTCTTTTCTCCATGATGTCTTTCTCTTTGCGGAACAAGAACGAAAAGATAGACCTTTGGAAGACTTTTTAGCCTTCCCCCGCTTTGATATTGCCCTTGATGAATTATACAAAAAGTCAGGGAATCTTGACTTATTTGATATTAAAAATCGGATTTTTGACAATAAAATCATCATGAAAAAACTAAAAACCTTTACTGCTATTGAGGGCTTGAAAAAAGTTGAAAATCGCTTTGTTAATCAAGGATTGACTTTAAACTTTGGTAGTCGTCAATCAAGCCTCATGATTCGCTTTTATCAAAAAGATTATGAACAAGCTCTCTTAAAAGATGTATCTGTTGACTATATCCATGAAGCCTATAATTACAAAAACCGCTATGAGATTGAACTACATGATACTAAGGCGTTTGATATTTTGAAAGAATGGTATACACTGGAAACGGACTTGACCAAAATAGGCGCTCGGATTTTAAACAACTATTTTGAAGTGAAAGATTGGAATGGCAACTATGATAGTGAATGGGATAACCTGCTTGGTACACAAGCGGGTTTTAAATTTGTCACACGTCCCCGTCAAATTAACTACGCAAGGACAAAACATTGGGTCACAAAACAAGTCTCTAGTGCTTTGAAATTGCTGAAAATCGTTGATATGGTCTATCAGACAGATGAGCTTTCAGAAATCATTTCTGAAGCCTATTTGAGTAACAATCATACTAAACTAGCAGAAGAAATTTGTGAACGAAACGGAGTTGATTTTGATGTTATTGTCGGACAGATATAA
- a CDS encoding conjugal transfer protein — MNTVKLIYHHLKTYLGNFTKRPKKKGKPALTLANKKTVNLAVLSGLAFILLVGLLGSIRAMTMSSKVTNLEKLITSKQATSSTSSAPQTIDNRLQYYLNDFVECYFTIPADSDGQTKQAKQLKSFYGSEPDIQAQGQVKNPSQLSWSRLLTVTDNVATYEVHYKQTVKNGDKTEEKELVTGFNIPYSKTKTGYYVTGLPWFSSLSTNQADKKSTDTEVKLNQSDRISEKAKKKLDKFLNVFFTNYTTDQDNLDLVAHNVTVVKNATFKTLDFSYYKATDKTIMAYVQVTFEVAGSTHAENFTLALSEKGKSYYVEKVSHTIPANYADTKE; from the coding sequence ATGAATACAGTAAAACTTATCTATCATCACTTAAAAACTTATCTTGGAAACTTTACTAAACGCCCTAAAAAGAAAGGAAAACCAGCATTAACCCTTGCCAACAAAAAAACAGTCAATCTTGCTGTTCTGTCAGGATTGGCTTTTATTTTGCTTGTGGGGCTACTAGGAAGTATTCGTGCCATGACAATGTCTAGTAAAGTCACCAATCTTGAAAAACTGATAACTTCTAAGCAAGCTACTTCTTCTACCTCTTCTGCTCCCCAAACAATAGATAATCGCCTGCAATATTATCTGAATGATTTTGTAGAGTGCTACTTCACGATTCCTGCGGATTCAGACGGTCAAACCAAACAAGCGAAGCAATTAAAGAGCTTCTACGGTTCAGAGCCTGATATTCAAGCACAAGGTCAAGTCAAAAATCCTAGCCAATTGAGCTGGTCACGTTTGCTAACGGTTACAGATAATGTGGCAACGTATGAGGTGCATTATAAACAGACTGTAAAAAATGGGGATAAGACAGAAGAAAAAGAATTGGTGACGGGGTTTAATATCCCTTATTCCAAAACAAAAACGGGCTATTATGTTACGGGCTTACCTTGGTTTTCTAGTTTATCAACCAATCAGGCAGATAAGAAAAGTACCGATACAGAGGTCAAGCTCAATCAGTCAGATAGGATTTCAGAGAAAGCAAAGAAGAAACTGGATAAGTTTCTCAATGTTTTCTTCACTAACTATACGACTGACCAAGATAACTTGGACTTAGTGGCTCACAATGTAACGGTTGTAAAAAATGCCACTTTTAAAACCTTGGATTTTAGTTACTACAAAGCAACAGATAAAACGATAATGGCTTATGTTCAAGTGACATTTGAAGTCGCAGGCTCGACACATGCTGAAAACTTTACCTTGGCCTTATCAGAAAAAGGCAAGTCTTATTATGTGGAGAAAGTCAGCCATACCATTCCTGCTAATTACGCAGATACAAAAGAATAA
- a CDS encoding conjugal transfer protein, producing MEEERLYDYARGINAPYWIQEVKTQKGKRIWYFATPMQLSFFVVFTLVLILMLTVFNSILLPLNKLTHSISLYLYWYIPYKLAKFYTEYEPQGKKMHVFLWDYLCYMMDFQLNRKAIYHEDRMEMMDEEEIVFEKTDL from the coding sequence ATGGAAGAAGAACGACTATATGATTACGCTAGAGGGATAAACGCTCCCTACTGGATTCAAGAAGTCAAAACACAAAAAGGAAAACGCATTTGGTATTTTGCAACACCCATGCAACTTTCCTTTTTCGTGGTCTTTACCTTGGTCTTAATTTTGATGTTGACAGTATTTAACTCAATTCTTCTTCCGTTGAACAAATTAACACATTCCATTTCGCTCTATCTTTACTGGTATATTCCTTATAAACTCGCCAAATTTTATACAGAGTATGAACCACAAGGAAAGAAAATGCACGTTTTCCTATGGGATTATCTCTGCTACATGATGGATTTTCAGCTCAATCGTAAGGCGATTTATCATGAAGATAGAATGGAAATGATGGATGAAGAAGAAATTGT